Proteins encoded by one window of Lutibacter sp. A64:
- a CDS encoding alpha-amylase family glycosyl hydrolase: protein MKKALLLLFLILSTVTYSQVTTIPTLPTSTSEISIKFDATGTGLDGYTGDIYAHTGVTIDGEQWQNVIESWGDNTTQPKLTHISGNNYELLITPDVHGFYNVPTSEKITELCFVFRSADGNTKNGEDIFISLYEQGDLNITFTEPTNTSAYNLNSTINITAEASLDADLELFVNGVSQKTVSNSKNITTPFTLSNTGTYTIKATATSGSETSETEISIYVKTPTQNQTMPLGVKNGFNNNGDGTATFVLLAPNKNDVILIGDFNNWTINEDYQLYKDGEYFWITLNNLDADTEYVYQYLIDYTIKVADPYSEKILDPWTDQYIKDGNYPNLKEYPTNLTEGYVSTFKLNDTIYNWQVEDFTRPDQENLIIYELHVRDFTESDSYTEVLTKLDYLEELGINAIELMPINEFEGADSWGYNPALYFALDKAYGTKNAFKTLVDECHKRGIAVLADVVFNHSYGQSPLVQMYWDSTNNKPAADNPWYNQDHNFVDNTSAHWGYDFNHESSYTTSFFNDVLEYWMTEYKIDGFRFDFTKGFSNTQWTGSDNWASTYDADRIRILKNYADKVWSHAPANKPYVIFEHLSDNPEEKELADYGIMLWGNMNHSYNQNTMGYNSDTDISWISYKKRGWNTPNIVGYMESHDEERLMYKNLQYGNVSGDYSVKNLTTALAREELAGMFLFTIPGPKMIWQFGELGYDYSIDENDRVGRKPIKWEYKDNANRYHVYTTWATINAFKTKYPEIFNTTDFTLNVGGLTKSIILKHTSFDVVIVGNFDVTSKSISTNFTKTGTWYEYFTGEETELSNTTQSITLNPGEYKLYTSKKILDPRGGTVADDSDNDGVPDTEDLCPNSPIGQEVNETGCATFNLAANNFTIETTGETCPDKNNGQISISAVADYNYSVTIDGKDYSFTNSTPLVVENLDPETYDFCINIDDETYSQCYEVTIEEGTTVSGKTSISSKTTTIQISEGTAPFNVLVNDKLVLNTYAPEFTISTKHGDVVAVKTAVSCEGIYAKQINLFEDIVAYPNPTQGSFEITLPTTETAVTIEIYNAQSQLILSKSYPVLYGKAQLSLENKPTGLYFAKIYLEDTILLKIVKQ, encoded by the coding sequence ATGAAAAAAGCACTACTTCTTTTATTTTTAATACTTTCAACAGTAACTTATTCGCAAGTTACTACTATTCCTACACTTCCAACCAGTACTAGTGAAATTAGTATAAAATTTGACGCTACAGGAACTGGATTAGATGGTTATACCGGTGATATCTATGCACATACAGGAGTAACAATAGATGGAGAACAATGGCAAAATGTTATTGAATCTTGGGGAGACAATACCACACAACCAAAATTAACGCATATTAGTGGAAACAACTATGAATTATTAATTACACCAGATGTACATGGTTTCTACAATGTTCCAACTTCAGAAAAAATTACAGAATTATGTTTTGTATTTCGTTCAGCTGATGGAAATACAAAAAATGGAGAAGATATTTTTATCTCCTTATATGAACAAGGTGACTTAAACATCACTTTTACCGAACCTACAAACACAAGTGCTTACAACTTAAATTCAACAATAAATATAACTGCAGAAGCTTCTTTAGATGCAGATTTAGAACTTTTTGTAAATGGAGTTTCACAAAAAACGGTATCAAACAGTAAAAACATAACAACTCCTTTTACCCTTTCTAATACAGGAACTTACACTATTAAAGCTACTGCAACTTCTGGCAGCGAAACTTCAGAAACTGAAATTTCTATTTATGTAAAAACTCCTACGCAAAACCAAACTATGCCTTTGGGTGTTAAAAATGGTTTTAATAATAATGGAGATGGTACTGCTACCTTTGTACTTTTAGCTCCTAATAAAAATGATGTTATATTAATAGGTGATTTTAACAATTGGACTATTAATGAAGATTATCAACTATATAAAGACGGTGAATACTTTTGGATTACATTAAATAACTTAGATGCTGATACAGAATATGTATATCAATATTTAATAGATTATACTATTAAAGTTGCCGATCCTTATTCAGAAAAAATATTAGACCCTTGGACAGATCAATATATTAAAGATGGGAATTATCCTAATTTAAAAGAATACCCTACCAATTTAACAGAAGGTTATGTCTCTACCTTTAAATTAAATGATACTATTTACAATTGGCAAGTTGAAGATTTTACACGTCCAGATCAAGAAAATTTAATTATTTACGAATTGCATGTGCGTGATTTTACCGAATCAGATTCTTATACTGAAGTACTAACAAAACTAGATTACCTAGAAGAATTAGGTATAAATGCTATTGAACTAATGCCAATTAACGAATTTGAAGGTGCAGATAGTTGGGGTTATAATCCTGCATTATATTTTGCATTAGACAAAGCTTACGGTACAAAAAATGCATTTAAAACTTTGGTTGATGAATGCCATAAAAGAGGCATTGCTGTTTTAGCCGATGTTGTTTTTAACCACTCGTACGGACAATCTCCATTAGTACAAATGTATTGGGATTCTACAAATAATAAACCTGCTGCAGATAACCCTTGGTACAATCAAGATCATAATTTCGTAGATAATACTAGCGCACATTGGGGGTACGATTTTAATCATGAATCTAGCTATACAACTTCATTTTTTAACGATGTTTTAGAATACTGGATGACTGAATATAAAATTGATGGATTTAGATTCGATTTTACAAAAGGTTTTTCAAATACACAATGGACTGGTTCAGATAACTGGGCGAGCACTTACGATGCAGATAGAATTAGAATTTTAAAAAACTATGCGGATAAAGTATGGAGTCACGCTCCCGCTAATAAACCTTATGTAATTTTTGAACATTTATCAGACAATCCAGAAGAAAAAGAACTTGCAGACTATGGCATTATGCTTTGGGGAAATATGAACCATAGCTATAACCAAAATACAATGGGCTATAATTCTGATACTGATATTTCGTGGATTTCATACAAAAAACGTGGATGGAATACCCCAAATATAGTTGGTTATATGGAAAGTCATGATGAAGAACGCTTAATGTATAAAAATCTTCAATATGGAAATGTTAGTGGAGATTATTCTGTAAAAAATTTAACAACAGCTTTAGCAAGAGAAGAACTTGCAGGAATGTTTTTATTCACCATTCCAGGACCAAAAATGATTTGGCAATTTGGAGAATTAGGATACGATTATAGTATTGATGAAAATGATAGAGTTGGAAGAAAACCAATAAAATGGGAATATAAAGATAATGCCAATAGATATCATGTATATACTACCTGGGCAACCATAAATGCCTTTAAAACTAAATACCCTGAAATATTTAACACTACAGATTTTACACTAAATGTTGGTGGTTTAACAAAAAGTATTATATTAAAACACACCTCTTTTGATGTTGTAATTGTTGGTAATTTTGATGTTACTAGTAAATCAATTTCAACAAACTTTACAAAAACAGGAACTTGGTATGAATATTTTACTGGTGAAGAAACTGAACTTTCAAATACCACACAATCTATAACTTTAAATCCAGGAGAATATAAACTATATACTTCTAAAAAAATACTAGATCCTAGAGGTGGAACAGTTGCGGATGACAGTGATAACGATGGTGTTCCTGATACCGAAGATTTATGTCCAAATTCACCAATAGGACAAGAAGTAAATGAAACTGGCTGTGCTACTTTTAATTTAGCTGCCAATAACTTTACTATTGAAACTACCGGAGAAACCTGTCCAGATAAAAATAACGGGCAAATTAGCATATCTGCTGTAGCCGATTATAATTATTCTGTTACTATAGATGGAAAAGATTATAGTTTTACAAATAGCACACCTCTTGTAGTTGAAAATTTAGATCCCGAAACTTATGATTTTTGTATTAACATTGATGATGAAACATATTCACAGTGTTATGAAGTTACCATTGAAGAAGGAACTACAGTTTCAGGAAAAACAAGTATAAGTTCTAAGACAACAACCATACAAATTTCAGAAGGAACAGCACCTTTTAATGTTTTGGTAAATGATAAATTAGTTTTAAATACCTATGCTCCAGAATTTACAATTTCAACCAAACATGGAGACGTTGTAGCGGTAAAAACTGCAGTTTCTTGTGAAGGTATTTATGCAAAACAAATTAACTTATTTGAAGACATCGTTGCTTATCCAAATCCAACCCAAGGTTCTTTTGAAATAACTTTACCAACTACTGAAACAGCAGTAACTATTGAAATTTACAATGCACAATCTCAGTTAATTTTATCTAAATCATATCCTGTTTTATATGGTAAAGCACAACTTAGCTTAGAAAATAAGCCAACCGGATTGTATTTTGCTAAAATTTACTTAGAAGATACTATTTTATTAAAAATTGTAAAACAATAA
- a CDS encoding Gfo/Idh/MocA family protein yields the protein MKRRSFIKKTGITALGIAGTSYMYGSVLPNFINANSKINVGVIGTGDRGCGLTSILNSVDNINVIASCDVLPFRLNNGLAKANSNSKGYSDYRKLLDNKDVDAVIITTPFNTHSKIAIDAIDANKHVYCEKTLAKGYKGIEALVPAVNQSNKIFQTGHQYHSSRLYTHIFDLIRQGKVGKITAFECQWNRQGNWRRAVPDPKLEKAINWRMYKEFSGGLTAELSSHQIDFVNWVLDETPSQVMGVGGVDYWKDGRETYDNVHLMFSYPSGVKAKFTCLTSNADGGYEIKVLGDKGTIIINMFKAYFIPKGGKNKMLGEVDGVSGATAKFEEGKGYPIHVEHLDPSKQALLDFGDAIVNNKQPKSDIITGAKTAICVQMGIDAMYNNEIVKWNSNLL from the coding sequence ATGAAAAGACGTTCATTTATAAAAAAAACAGGAATTACAGCATTAGGTATTGCCGGAACTTCTTATATGTATGGAAGTGTTTTACCTAATTTCATAAATGCAAATAGTAAAATTAATGTAGGAGTTATAGGTACTGGAGATCGTGGTTGTGGACTTACTTCAATTCTTAATTCAGTTGATAATATTAATGTAATTGCTTCTTGTGATGTTTTACCTTTTAGGTTAAATAATGGTTTAGCTAAGGCTAATTCAAATTCTAAAGGATATTCAGATTATAGAAAACTTCTAGATAATAAAGATGTAGATGCAGTTATTATTACTACACCATTTAATACGCATTCAAAAATAGCTATAGATGCAATTGATGCAAATAAGCATGTATATTGTGAAAAAACTTTAGCGAAAGGATATAAAGGAATTGAAGCACTTGTACCTGCCGTAAATCAATCAAATAAAATATTTCAAACAGGACATCAATATCATAGTTCAAGATTGTATACCCATATTTTCGATTTAATTAGACAAGGAAAAGTTGGTAAAATAACGGCTTTTGAATGTCAATGGAATAGACAGGGAAATTGGAGAAGGGCAGTGCCAGATCCTAAGTTAGAAAAAGCTATTAATTGGAGAATGTACAAAGAATTTTCAGGTGGTTTAACTGCTGAGTTGAGTTCACATCAAATAGATTTTGTAAATTGGGTTCTAGATGAAACACCGAGTCAAGTTATGGGAGTAGGTGGAGTTGATTATTGGAAGGATGGTAGAGAAACATATGACAATGTACATTTAATGTTTAGTTATCCAAGTGGTGTTAAAGCTAAGTTTACCTGTTTAACAAGTAATGCCGATGGTGGTTATGAAATTAAAGTTTTAGGAGATAAAGGAACTATAATTATAAATATGTTTAAAGCATATTTTATTCCAAAAGGAGGTAAAAATAAAATGTTAGGTGAAGTTGATGGCGTTAGTGGTGCAACTGCCAAATTTGAAGAAGGAAAAGGGTATCCAATACATGTGGAGCATTTAGACCCTAGTAAGCAAGCTCTGTTAGATTTTGGTGATGCTATTGTTAATAATAAACAGCCTAAATCAGATATTATAACAGGAGCAAAAACTGCTATTTGTGTACAAATGGGAATAGATGCAATGTATAATAATGAAATTGTAAAATGGAACTCTAATTTATTGTAA
- a CDS encoding Gfo/Idh/MocA family protein, translating to MRNDRRSFLKKTTLAAAGIGLTSSSINAMSALSYNNIIGSNDRINVAIQGLGRRYPAFLEGITAKKSNVRLKYLCDVMPGQMDKAAIKVGEMVNYKPTLEKNIRTILDDKNVDAIFMATPDHWHAPGAIMAMQAGKHVYLEKPCSHNPQENELIVAAQKKFNKVVQMGNQQRSSPQSIKIIKEIHNGIIGDVYKAVAFYTNGRGKVPNPVKATPPAGLDWDLFQGPAPRKEYMHDTWNYNWHWYGWDYGTAELGNNATHELDIARWALDVKYPDAVEVSASKDHFKDDGWEMYDQMLATYKFNDKVIEWDGVSRNGYQKYGRGRGTIIYGSKGVVMVDRGGYELYDLKGKLIDQLKSNSSEGGIALGGGGSLSTRHTVNFLKAIRGEEQLTSPIETGAISQMLVHYGNIAYRINKGFEVNQNTGKIFDRDAMKLWSRTYEPGWEPKL from the coding sequence ATGAGAAATGATAGAAGAAGTTTTTTAAAAAAAACAACGTTGGCAGCTGCAGGTATTGGATTAACAAGTAGTAGTATTAATGCAATGTCTGCTCTAAGTTATAATAATATTATAGGCTCTAACGATAGAATTAATGTAGCCATACAGGGTTTAGGAAGAAGGTATCCAGCTTTTTTAGAAGGAATTACGGCAAAAAAGAGCAATGTGCGCTTAAAATATTTATGTGATGTAATGCCGGGGCAAATGGATAAAGCAGCTATTAAAGTAGGTGAAATGGTAAATTATAAACCTACTTTAGAAAAAAATATACGTACCATATTAGATGATAAAAATGTTGACGCAATATTTATGGCAACACCAGATCATTGGCACGCTCCTGGTGCAATTATGGCCATGCAGGCAGGAAAACATGTTTATTTAGAAAAACCATGTAGTCATAACCCTCAAGAAAATGAACTTATAGTAGCTGCTCAAAAGAAATTTAATAAAGTAGTTCAAATGGGAAACCAGCAACGTTCATCTCCTCAAAGTATTAAAATTATTAAAGAAATTCATAATGGAATTATTGGAGATGTTTATAAAGCAGTTGCCTTTTATACCAATGGTAGAGGTAAAGTCCCAAATCCTGTTAAAGCAACGCCACCTGCAGGTTTAGATTGGGATTTATTTCAAGGTCCTGCTCCACGTAAAGAGTATATGCATGATACTTGGAATTATAATTGGCATTGGTATGGATGGGATTATGGTACAGCCGAATTAGGAAACAATGCTACTCATGAATTGGATATTGCACGCTGGGCTTTAGATGTTAAATATCCAGATGCTGTAGAAGTTTCTGCAAGTAAAGATCATTTTAAAGATGACGGTTGGGAAATGTATGATCAAATGTTAGCAACGTATAAGTTTAATGATAAGGTAATAGAATGGGATGGTGTTAGTAGAAATGGATACCAAAAATACGGTAGAGGTAGAGGAACTATTATTTATGGTTCTAAAGGTGTTGTTATGGTAGATCGTGGTGGTTATGAATTGTATGATTTAAAAGGTAAGTTAATAGATCAATTAAAATCTAATAGCAGTGAAGGAGGAATTGCTTTAGGTGGTGGAGGTAGTCTGTCAACAAGACATACAGTAAACTTTTTAAAAGCAATAAGAGGTGAAGAACAACTTACTTCGCCAATAGAAACAGGTGCTATTTCACAAATGTTAGTTCATTATGGAAATATAGCTTATAGAATTAATAAAGGTTTTGAAGTTAATCAAAATACGGGTAAAATCTTTGATAGAGATGCAATGAAGCTTTGGTCAAGAACTTATGAACCAGGTTGGGAACCAAAATTATAG
- a CDS encoding 3-keto-disaccharide hydrolase: protein MGKSILRILVFVGLFVSCQQPKEEAPWVSLINNNNLEGWTVLGGVATYNVKDGVITGTSVANTPNTFLTTNKNYDNFIFEVEYKVDPSMNSGIQIRSNSLPYYRNGRVHGYQIEIDPSERAWSAGIYDEARRGWLCTLEDNPEAQTAFKQNEWNHYRVEAIGDTIKTWINNVPAAYLIDDKTSSGFIALQVHSVGKNLEKVGKSVMWKNAKILTENLSKYSTKSPIEPVITKNSLTIDETKQGWKMLWDGKTTNGWRGAKLDKFPEEGWLIENGELTVLASGGGESAAGGDIVTTELYSDFELKVDFKLTPGANSGIKYYVDTEINKGPGSSIGLEYQILDDALHPDAKLGAKEGSRTVCSLYDLIKADEQKPIKPIGEWNSAYIISKNNHVEHWLNNVKVLEYERGSDDFLKLVSESKYAKWPNFGTLEKGQILLQDHGDKVTFRNIKIRTPKNKEN from the coding sequence ATGGGTAAATCAATTTTAAGAATTTTAGTTTTTGTTGGGCTATTTGTATCATGCCAACAACCAAAAGAAGAAGCTCCTTGGGTTTCACTTATAAATAATAATAATTTAGAAGGTTGGACTGTTTTAGGAGGTGTTGCAACATACAACGTAAAAGACGGTGTAATTACAGGTACTTCGGTCGCAAATACGCCAAATACGTTTTTAACTACTAATAAAAATTATGATAATTTTATTTTTGAAGTAGAATATAAGGTTGATCCTAGTATGAACTCTGGTATTCAAATAAGAAGTAATAGTTTACCTTATTATAGAAATGGACGAGTTCATGGTTATCAAATTGAAATAGATCCTTCAGAACGTGCTTGGAGTGCTGGTATTTATGATGAAGCAAGACGTGGTTGGTTATGTACTTTAGAAGATAATCCAGAAGCCCAAACTGCTTTTAAACAAAATGAATGGAATCATTATCGTGTTGAAGCTATAGGAGATACTATAAAAACTTGGATAAATAATGTGCCTGCAGCCTACCTAATTGATGATAAAACTTCAAGCGGGTTTATTGCATTACAGGTCCATTCTGTTGGTAAAAATTTAGAAAAGGTAGGTAAAAGTGTTATGTGGAAAAACGCTAAAATTTTAACAGAAAATTTATCTAAGTATTCAACAAAATCTCCAATAGAACCAGTTATCACAAAAAATAGTTTAACAATCGATGAGACAAAACAAGGTTGGAAAATGCTTTGGGATGGAAAAACTACAAATGGATGGCGTGGAGCTAAATTAGATAAATTTCCAGAAGAAGGTTGGCTTATTGAAAATGGAGAGTTAACAGTGCTTGCATCAGGTGGAGGAGAATCTGCAGCCGGTGGAGATATAGTAACTACAGAATTATATAGCGATTTTGAATTAAAAGTAGATTTTAAATTAACACCAGGAGCTAATAGTGGTATAAAATATTATGTAGATACAGAAATAAATAAAGGACCAGGATCTTCTATAGGTTTAGAATACCAAATTTTAGATGATGCATTACATCCTGATGCTAAATTAGGTGCTAAAGAAGGGAGTAGAACAGTTTGTTCTCTTTACGATTTAATTAAAGCAGATGAACAAAAACCTATTAAACCAATTGGAGAATGGAATTCAGCATATATAATTTCAAAAAACAATCATGTAGAGCATTGGTTAAACAATGTTAAAGTTTTAGAATATGAAAGAGGAAGTGATGATTTTTTAAAATTAGTTTCCGAAAGCAAATATGCTAAATGGCCTAATTTTGGAACTTTAGAAAAAGGTCAAATTTTGTTGCAAGACCATGGTGATAAGGTTACTTTTAGAAATATAAAAATTCGTACTCCAAAAAATAAAGAAAATTAA
- a CDS encoding glycoside hydrolase family 88/105 protein, with protein MKKSIFTFIAIIALFNYSVAQKTLNKTEIEVAMTKALDWQEAHPIFSLAPTDWTNGAYYTGVARAHKITNDQKYIAALKNYGFLNKWKPFRRTYHADDVAISYSYLYLEMNGGRKNFIDIEPTKNFLDTHLYVPNHWTDGSDTSTMDRTILWWWCDALFMAPPVLNLYAKLTDQPRYLDQMHKYYVESYNQLYDKEEHLFARDMRFVWKGTDKDLKEPNGKKIFWSRGNGWVIAGLALILDDMPKDYKHRAFYEELYKEMADKLLKIQPKSGLWHPSLLCPETFIHGEVSGSGFNTFALAWGINNGLLKKSTYMPAVKKAWQALVECQHDDGMIGWVQNIGGQPDPASYNSWQNYGTGAFLLAGSEILQLED; from the coding sequence ATGAAAAAATCAATATTCACATTTATAGCAATAATAGCACTGTTTAATTATTCTGTAGCTCAAAAAACGTTAAATAAAACTGAAATTGAAGTTGCTATGACAAAGGCTTTAGATTGGCAAGAAGCTCATCCTATTTTTTCTTTAGCACCTACAGATTGGACTAACGGAGCTTATTATACAGGAGTTGCGCGTGCTCATAAAATAACTAATGATCAAAAATATATAGCGGCTTTAAAAAATTATGGATTTTTAAATAAATGGAAACCGTTTAGAAGAACTTATCATGCCGATGATGTTGCAATTTCTTATAGTTATTTATACTTGGAAATGAATGGCGGAAGAAAAAACTTTATTGATATAGAGCCAACTAAAAACTTTTTAGACACTCATTTATATGTACCAAATCACTGGACAGATGGAAGTGATACTAGTACTATGGATAGAACCATTTTATGGTGGTGGTGCGATGCTTTATTTATGGCTCCTCCAGTATTAAATTTATATGCAAAATTAACAGATCAACCAAGGTATTTAGACCAAATGCATAAATATTATGTAGAATCATATAATCAATTGTATGATAAAGAAGAGCATTTATTTGCAAGAGATATGCGTTTTGTTTGGAAAGGAACAGATAAAGATTTAAAAGAACCAAATGGGAAAAAAATATTTTGGTCTCGTGGTAATGGTTGGGTAATCGCAGGGTTAGCTTTAATACTAGACGATATGCCAAAAGATTATAAACATAGAGCTTTTTACGAGGAACTTTACAAAGAAATGGCAGACAAATTGTTGAAAATACAACCAAAAAGTGGCTTATGGCATCCAAGTTTATTATGTCCAGAAACGTTTATTCACGGAGAAGTAAGTGGAAGTGGCTTTAATACTTTTGCACTTGCTTGGGGAATAAATAATGGTTTACTTAAGAAATCAACTTATATGCCAGCTGTAAAAAAAGCTTGGCAAGCATTAGTAGAATGTCAACATGACGATGGTATGATTGGCTGGGTACAAAATATTGGAGGGCAACCAGATCCAGCTTCTTATAATAGTTGGCAAAATTATGGAACAGGTGCTTTTTTGTTGGCTGGAAGTGAAATATTACAACTTGAAGATTAA
- a CDS encoding glycoside hydrolase family 3 N-terminal domain-containing protein, translating into MKKTHILYLVAFAFLFKSYGQTSRLKDYKDASLSVDERVEALLSLMSLEEKVAQMRIFHAGIGVKSDKEGNLKLSENVIEKLKLGIAGIKNPGDHLSAVKSAKFNNKLQKYIIEQNRWGIPALFVTESYNGVDADDATKFGRPMTSAASFNPDLVNRIWDVVGREARLRGMHMCHSPEADIIRDPRFGRMSEAFGEDTYLTTQMVKNAVIGVQGNYEGLGNGTHIGAVTKHFAGYGQVLGGSNFAAIEISPRTLIDEIYPPFEAAVIEARSLGIMASHGDLNGIASHGNPELLTGVLRDQWNFKGYVVSDANDIGRLHYFMKVAETPKDAARIALEAGVDIDLYAEDAYSYLPEMVNENPELEKYINRSVRRVLRTKFILGLFDNPYIDIDEVVKGVRSQTSLELAKESDLESIILLKNEENTLPLNKNKSIKIALLGPLVKENTKEMFEAVAGNTIKFVAEKGFNLTNGDSGIPELLERDPKSIEKLVNIAKDADVNILFLGGDKYTSKEAYFDGTLGDRTTIEPVGPQDELIEKVKALGKPVIVVLQHRRTLAINTIAKEADAILDAWDLSEFGDESTAKIIFGEVSPSGKSPVTIPRSIGQLPFHYSMKEINYKKGYLFIENGPIYPFGHGLSYTDFKYSDIKVSNSEITPNSEIEVSVTVTNTGKVKAKEVVQMYLKDVSGSVTRPDKELKAFDKIELTPGESKIVTFKITPKMLEFTGIKMEKTLEAGSYVVMMGTSSEEYLETTFKLKL; encoded by the coding sequence ATGAAGAAAACACACATTTTATATTTAGTAGCTTTTGCTTTTCTTTTTAAATCCTATGGTCAAACTTCGAGATTAAAAGACTATAAAGATGCTTCTTTATCTGTAGATGAAAGAGTAGAAGCCTTATTATCATTAATGTCTTTGGAAGAGAAGGTCGCTCAAATGCGAATTTTTCATGCTGGTATTGGAGTGAAGTCAGATAAAGAAGGAAATTTAAAACTCTCTGAAAATGTTATTGAAAAATTAAAGTTAGGTATTGCAGGTATCAAAAATCCAGGAGATCATTTGAGTGCAGTAAAATCAGCAAAATTTAATAATAAGCTTCAAAAATATATTATTGAACAGAACCGTTGGGGAATTCCAGCATTATTTGTAACAGAATCATATAATGGAGTAGACGCAGATGATGCAACAAAATTTGGAAGACCTATGACTTCAGCTGCATCATTTAATCCAGATTTAGTAAACCGCATTTGGGATGTTGTAGGGCGTGAAGCAAGATTAAGAGGGATGCATATGTGTCATTCTCCTGAAGCAGATATAATTCGTGACCCTCGTTTTGGTAGAATGAGTGAAGCATTTGGTGAAGATACATATTTAACAACCCAAATGGTTAAAAATGCGGTTATTGGGGTACAAGGAAATTATGAAGGTTTAGGAAATGGAACCCATATTGGAGCCGTTACAAAACATTTTGCAGGGTACGGACAAGTATTAGGAGGTTCTAATTTTGCAGCCATAGAAATTTCACCAAGAACATTAATAGATGAAATTTATCCGCCTTTTGAAGCTGCTGTAATAGAAGCAAGAAGTTTAGGAATTATGGCTTCTCATGGAGATTTAAACGGAATTGCAAGTCATGGAAACCCAGAATTGTTAACCGGAGTATTACGTGATCAATGGAATTTTAAGGGATATGTAGTTTCTGACGCAAATGATATTGGACGTTTACATTATTTTATGAAAGTTGCAGAAACGCCTAAAGATGCTGCTAGAATAGCTTTAGAAGCTGGTGTAGATATTGATTTATATGCTGAAGATGCTTATTCTTATCTACCAGAAATGGTGAATGAAAATCCAGAGTTAGAAAAATATATTAATAGATCTGTTAGACGTGTTTTAAGAACCAAATTTATACTAGGTCTATTTGATAATCCTTATATAGATATTGATGAAGTTGTTAAAGGAGTTCGTTCTCAGACTTCATTAGAATTAGCGAAGGAATCAGATTTAGAATCAATCATTTTATTAAAAAATGAAGAAAATACACTTCCTTTAAATAAAAATAAATCAATAAAAATTGCATTATTAGGACCTTTAGTAAAAGAAAATACTAAAGAAATGTTTGAAGCTGTTGCAGGTAATACTATAAAATTTGTTGCAGAAAAAGGATTTAACTTAACAAATGGAGATAGTGGTATACCAGAACTTTTAGAAAGAGATCCAAAATCAATTGAAAAGTTGGTAAATATAGCAAAAGATGCTGATGTAAATATCTTATTTTTAGGAGGAGATAAATACACTTCAAAAGAAGCATATTTTGATGGTACTTTAGGTGATAGAACTACTATTGAACCTGTTGGCCCACAAGATGAATTAATAGAAAAAGTAAAAGCTTTAGGAAAACCAGTAATTGTAGTATTACAACATAGAAGAACATTAGCAATAAATACTATAGCTAAAGAGGCAGACGCTATTTTAGATGCTTGGGATTTAAGTGAATTTGGAGACGAATCTACAGCTAAAATTATTTTTGGTGAAGTTTCTCCTTCAGGAAAATCACCTGTAACTATTCCACGATCTATTGGACAACTTCCTTTTCACTATAGTATGAAAGAAATTAATTACAAAAAAGGTTATTTATTTATTGAAAATGGTCCAATTTATCCATTTGGACACGGGTTGAGTTATACAGATTTTAAATATTCAGATATTAAAGTTTCTAATTCAGAAATAACACCAAATTCAGAAATTGAAGTAAGTGTTACAGTTACTAATACAGGAAAAGTTAAAGCTAAAGAAGTAGTACAAATGTATCTTAAAGATGTGTCAGGTTCAGTTACAAGACCCGATAAAGAATTAAAAGCATTTGATAAAATTGAATTAACTCCTGGAGAAAGTAAAATTGTAACATTTAAAATTACTCCAAAAATGCTTGAGTTTACCGGTATAAAAATGGAAAAAACATTAGAAGCTGGTAGTTATGTTGTTATGATGGGAACATCTTCTGAGGAATATCTAGAAACAACATTTAAATTAAAATTGTAA